GGGGCACCCTCGCGTCCGTCCTACGGGGCGGAGGCCGCCGAGCGCCTCGGCCTGGATCCGGCGCTCGTGTTCAAGACCCTCATGGTGCAGTGCCCGGACGCGTCCCTGGCCGCCGCCGTCGTCCCGGTCTCCGGCTCGCTGGACCTGCGCGCCACCGCCGCGGCCCTCGGCGTCAAGCGGGTCGGCCTGGCCGATCCGGCCGCGGCCGAGCGGCGCACCGGCTACGTGGTGGGCGGCATCTCCCCGCTCGGACAGCGCCGGCCGGCGCGCACGGTGCTCGACGCCTCCGCGCTCGGCCACCCGCGGGTGTACGTGTCCGCGGGCCAGCGGGGCCTGGACGTGGGCCTGGCCCCCGCCGACCTCGCGGCGCTGACGGGGGCGGTCGTCGCGCCGATCGCCGCGGCGGGCCCGCCCCGCTGAGGCGCCGGTCAGTCCAGGGCGGACGCCCCGCCGGTGGTGGCCGTGAGGGACTCGGCGATGGCGTTCTCCGTGGCCTGGAGCGCCTCGGCCACCGAGGACTGCGTGGCCGGGCTGCCCACGGGGGTGAGGGCGGCGGCGCGGGCGTGGTGCTTGTCCGCGTCCGGGAACAGCCGGTGGAGCAGCCGCGTGCTGCGCATGAGCGAGATGAGCGGCCACGTCAGCTCGTCGGCCGGCCGGCGGCCCTGCAACACGTCCGCCAGGGCGTCCTTGAGCTCCTGCTCGACGTGCACGTCCCGCTCGATGTACCGCGTGCGGTGGAAGACCCACAGCACGATGCTCTCGTCCTCCTCCAGGATCCCGCGCTTGACGAGGGCCGCGGCCACGGCGTCCCGCAGGGACTGGCGCGAGAAGCGGTTGATCCACTGCTCGGCGTCCCGGTGCCGGGTGAAGGCGCGGATGATGTCCCAGACCTGCTCGAGCGGCCACTCCAGGTCGGTGGTCCCGGCCCACCGCGGCGGCGCGGGGTCGGCGGCGAACACCGGGCCCGGCTGCTCGATCGTGCGCACGGTGGTCCGGGTGACCTCGAGGCGGCCGCGCCGGGCGAGGTCCGCGAGGGCCGCCCCGGCCAGGCCGAGGCCGACGGTCGGCCCGTCGAGCAGCAGCCTGCCGCGTTCGTCGTCGAGGCACAGGAGCAGGAAGTACTCCGGCAGGTTCAGGGGACGGTCGACGACAGGCTCAGGGCTGTCCGGGATGGCCTCGCTCATGCCCCCATTGTGCCGCACCGGACCGTGACTGGCGCCGTACGGCGGCCACCCGCTGGCCCACCGTGACCAGCGAGGCCGCCGCGAGCAGGAACAGCACCACGGTCAGGGCCCAGGGCGTAAGCCCGAGGCCCGTGAGCCCGGCGAACACGAGGGTCACGATGAGCCGCTCGGCGCGCTCGGCGATCCCGGTGTTGGCCTCGAAGCCGAGCGACTCCGCCTTGGCCCGGGCGTAGGACACGAGCATGCCGAGGACCAGGCTCGAGGCCGCGCCCACCCCGGCGAGCGGGAGGTCGCCGGGGCCGAAGAACCAGAGCATGAGCCCCAGGAACACGGCCGCGTCCTGCACCCGGTCCAGGGTCGAGTCGAGGAACGCGCCCCACGCCCCGGCGCGGCCGGCCAACCGGGCCATCACGCCGTCCAGCACGTCCGAGAAGACGAACAGGGTGATCACCACCGTGCCCCAGAACAGCTCGCCGAGGGGGTAGAGCACGAGCGCGCCGAGCACCACGCCGACCGTCCCGGTCACCGTCACCGCGTCCGGGGTGACGCCCCGGGCCAGCAGGAACCGCGCGAGCGGGGTGAAGGCCTCGGTGGACAGGGCGCGCGCGTGCCGGTTGAGCATCACTCCCGGGTCCCCGGTCCCGGCCCGTCCGGCGCAGCGGCGGGCTGGCGCGACTGGTGCGCGGCGAACTCGGCCTCCGCGTCCGCCCAGGCCCCGGCCACCGCGGAGCGCACCGTGTCCAGGGTGACCGTGATGTTCTTGGTCTGGGCGATGATCGGCAGGAAGTTCCCGTCCCCGCCCCAGCGGGGCACGATGTGCTGGTGCAGGTGCGCGGCGATGCCCGCTCCCCCGGTCATCCCCTGGTTCATGCCCAGGTTGAACCCGGTGGCGCTGGAGGTGCGGCGCAGGGCGGTCATGGCCACCTGCGCCAGGCGCGCCAGCTCCGCCGTCTCCTCCACCGTCAGGTCGGTGTAGTCGGGCACGTGGCGGTACGGGCAGACGAGCAGGTGCCCGGCGTTGTACGGGTAGAGGTTGCACAGCACGTAGGCCGTGGTCCCGCGGGCGACGATCAGCGACTCCTCGTCGCTGCGCGCCGGGGCGGCGCAGAACGGGCAGGTCGACTCGTCGGTGACCTGCTCCTGGCCCTTGCTGACGTAGGCCATCCGGTGCGGGTTCCACAGGCGCCCGAAGCCGTCCGGCGTCCCGGCGAGCTGGAAGCCGTCGGTGACGGAGCCGTCGTCGGGCCCCTCGTGCGGGCCGCCCGGGGATCCCGGGCCCGGCCCGCCCTGCTGCCCCGGCGCGCCGGTCACTGCGTCTCCCGGTTCCTCACGGCGCCCACGATCCGCTCGATGGCCTCGTCCACGGGCACGCCGTTGTCCTGGCTGCCGTCGCGGAAGCGGAAGGAGACCGCCCCGGCCTCGGCGTCCTCGCCACCGGCGATGAGCACGAACGGCACCTTCTCCTTCGAGGCGGTGCGGATCTTCTTCGGGAACCGGTCCGAGCCGTCGTCGAGCCGCGCCCGGATGCCCGCGGCCCGCAGCTTCCCGACGACGTCCGCCAGGTAGTCGTTGAAGGCCTCGGCCACCGGGATGGCCACGACCTGCTCCGGCGCGAGCCACGCGGGGAAGGCGCCGGCGTAGTGCTCGGTGAGCA
This genomic window from Citricoccus sp. SGAir0253 contains:
- a CDS encoding aminoacyl-tRNA deacylase is translated as MRATPALAVLERAGVEHEVLGFDRSGSASGPGRAGAPSRPSYGAEAAERLGLDPALVFKTLMVQCPDASLAAAVVPVSGSLDLRATAAALGVKRVGLADPAAAERRTGYVVGGISPLGQRRPARTVLDASALGHPRVYVSAGQRGLDVGLAPADLAALTGAVVAPIAAAGPPR
- a CDS encoding GPP34 family phosphoprotein, producing the protein MSEAIPDSPEPVVDRPLNLPEYFLLLCLDDERGRLLLDGPTVGLGLAGAALADLARRGRLEVTRTTVRTIEQPGPVFAADPAPPRWAGTTDLEWPLEQVWDIIRAFTRHRDAEQWINRFSRQSLRDAVAAALVKRGILEEDESIVLWVFHRTRYIERDVHVEQELKDALADVLQGRRPADELTWPLISLMRSTRLLHRLFPDADKHHARAAALTPVGSPATQSSVAEALQATENAIAESLTATTGGASALD
- the pgsA gene encoding phosphatidylinositol phosphate synthase, producing MLNRHARALSTEAFTPLARFLLARGVTPDAVTVTGTVGVVLGALVLYPLGELFWGTVVITLFVFSDVLDGVMARLAGRAGAWGAFLDSTLDRVQDAAVFLGLMLWFFGPGDLPLAGVGAASSLVLGMLVSYARAKAESLGFEANTGIAERAERLIVTLVFAGLTGLGLTPWALTVVLFLLAAASLVTVGQRVAAVRRQSRSGAAQWGHERGHPGQP
- a CDS encoding HIT domain-containing protein; this translates as MTGAPGQQGGPGPGSPGGPHEGPDDGSVTDGFQLAGTPDGFGRLWNPHRMAYVSKGQEQVTDESTCPFCAAPARSDEESLIVARGTTAYVLCNLYPYNAGHLLVCPYRHVPDYTDLTVEETAELARLAQVAMTALRRTSSATGFNLGMNQGMTGGAGIAAHLHQHIVPRWGGDGNFLPIIAQTKNITVTLDTVRSAVAGAWADAEAEFAAHQSRQPAAAPDGPGPGTRE